One genomic window of Candidatus Baltobacteraceae bacterium includes the following:
- a CDS encoding carboxypeptidase regulatory-like domain-containing protein has product MKRPLSFFVLLLLALALAMPAYAGTTGGLSGTVTDAQSHAPIAGARVTVISPSQTVAADTDAGGHFVFVSLAPDTYTVTIAKQGYDSVSFAGAVVFADAQQTLTFVLRKALKTIANVTSRSSSDLVRSGTTADLYSVNAAQQERVSALGGGSNLNSAFSAIASVPGAYVPSNQSGYLSGVHVRGGDAYEVGYEFDGIPVNRAFDNYPSNALSSLGQLELQVYTGATPAGAEAQGLAGFVNQVIKTGTYPGYATAGFALGTPTFYHDFQAEVGGSTPDRTFSYYAGFDGYNQEHRLVDQFNGAALAPEFGQQLAQCPTGASAYGVPINASTYPSCFTNGKPNVGPNGSPGWLLGPFGFGTANPIGIADRTFVTNFHIAVPHKNDGLRDDIQLLYDNDEIFTTFSSSVADEGLPNWLVSTGGAIPPYYYNTYSYHGPVGTLLPNNYQSMIGRYLYPSSGQQGSGGTIPDGTYQRDGGFNGQAIVKLQYQKNFSPSSYLRLYGYTYYSDWIENGPMETLQYYAYYDSGDYEINNHTRGVSLSYANQLNSQNLLNVEGSYTTSVGARIYNEQMFAYGRYYGNAFAELVNAKDPMSGTCYRIQANGTSTFATTCYDGGGSGVSYGYGRLPSFVGLNGGGSTGNVSGLSCGSGPCAYFVGENGAYGENNTVKPVFTGYSITDQWRPSDKLNLNAGVRVDNYSFVGPNTDTGAARDFWFKAFNEDTCYDTQTLTLVDRSAILPKTGWSTNSQTPCSSFGKQYVNANLQNTPASFDYNIVQPRIGATYTLNADTVLRASYGKYNEQPSSAYVQYNSLEQNLPDTLTEFYALGFRSPGHDVAPSISFNSDLSLEHHIHGTDMSFKLSPFLRQTQAEVSNFYLNYTTGLVSGLNAGSQTSRGFEFQFDKGDFSRNGFAGQVSFAYTYATFKYSPLPNGTTLMTPINTGIAQYNAYTKGCAKGGGSFGKTQFGSPVCGYTTNNLPAAPCYTPSGAPDPSCTKGDVANPYWNSPAFTLYDPNAAYIPYSIFPGPVGSGVNAYNYPYVTTLILNWKHDKLSITPSFQFTAGNRYGAPLTMPGIDPAAGCGVLPGSPNGDPRYPFGAKGGSPYDSHSCASDALAIPDPYTGQFDALGSFREPAQLLGHLRINYDVSPRISLTVTLANLIQTCFGGQTTGFTYYKGSNVCLYTDLNGGPSSPPVGNAYNPRDNVQTFLRYPYEPYFGVYNDQSSSLTQPFNAFFNVKVKI; this is encoded by the coding sequence ATGAAACGCCCGTTATCATTTTTCGTTCTCCTTCTTCTGGCGCTCGCACTCGCGATGCCGGCCTACGCCGGAACCACGGGCGGATTGAGCGGAACGGTCACCGACGCGCAGAGCCACGCGCCGATCGCCGGCGCGCGAGTCACCGTCATTAGCCCGTCGCAGACGGTCGCCGCCGACACCGACGCGGGCGGACACTTCGTTTTCGTCTCACTCGCACCGGACACGTATACGGTGACGATCGCGAAGCAAGGCTACGACTCGGTCAGTTTCGCCGGCGCGGTCGTTTTCGCCGACGCGCAGCAGACGCTGACCTTCGTGCTGCGCAAGGCGCTCAAGACGATCGCAAACGTGACGTCGCGCAGCTCCTCGGATCTGGTGCGCTCGGGCACGACCGCCGATCTCTATTCGGTCAATGCCGCTCAGCAGGAGCGCGTGAGCGCGCTCGGCGGCGGCAGCAATCTCAACAGCGCGTTCTCGGCCATCGCCAGCGTACCGGGCGCTTACGTGCCCTCAAATCAGTCCGGATATCTCTCCGGAGTCCACGTGCGCGGCGGCGACGCGTACGAGGTCGGCTATGAGTTCGACGGTATTCCGGTTAACCGCGCTTTCGACAACTACCCGTCGAACGCGCTCTCGTCGCTCGGCCAACTCGAGCTTCAAGTCTATACCGGCGCAACGCCGGCGGGCGCCGAGGCGCAGGGCTTAGCCGGTTTCGTCAATCAGGTCATCAAGACCGGAACCTATCCGGGATACGCGACGGCCGGATTCGCGCTGGGAACGCCGACGTTCTATCACGATTTTCAAGCGGAGGTCGGCGGTTCGACGCCCGATCGCACGTTCTCGTATTACGCCGGTTTCGACGGCTACAATCAAGAGCACCGGCTCGTCGATCAGTTCAACGGTGCCGCCTTAGCGCCTGAGTTCGGACAGCAGCTCGCGCAATGTCCCACCGGCGCGAGCGCCTACGGCGTTCCGATCAACGCGTCGACCTATCCGTCGTGCTTCACCAACGGAAAGCCGAACGTGGGGCCTAACGGTTCACCGGGCTGGCTGTTGGGTCCGTTTGGATTCGGAACGGCCAATCCGATCGGGATCGCCGATCGCACCTTCGTAACGAACTTCCACATTGCCGTCCCGCACAAAAACGACGGGCTTCGCGACGACATTCAGCTGCTCTACGACAACGACGAAATCTTCACGACGTTCTCCAGCTCGGTCGCCGATGAAGGGCTCCCGAACTGGCTCGTCTCCACGGGCGGCGCGATTCCGCCGTACTATTACAACACCTATTCGTATCACGGTCCGGTCGGCACGCTGCTGCCGAACAACTACCAATCGATGATCGGCCGGTACCTCTATCCGTCGTCCGGGCAGCAGGGGTCGGGCGGAACGATCCCCGACGGGACCTACCAGCGTGACGGCGGTTTCAACGGCCAGGCGATCGTGAAACTGCAATACCAGAAGAACTTCAGCCCGAGCTCGTACTTGCGGCTCTACGGCTACACGTACTACTCGGACTGGATCGAAAACGGCCCGATGGAGACGCTTCAATACTACGCGTACTACGATAGCGGCGACTACGAGATCAACAACCACACCCGCGGCGTAAGCCTCTCCTATGCCAATCAGCTCAATTCGCAGAACCTGCTCAACGTCGAGGGCTCCTACACGACCTCCGTCGGCGCGCGTATTTACAACGAGCAGATGTTTGCGTACGGCCGCTACTACGGCAACGCGTTTGCCGAATTGGTGAACGCCAAAGATCCCATGAGCGGCACGTGCTACCGCATCCAAGCCAACGGCACGAGCACGTTTGCGACGACGTGCTACGACGGCGGCGGCAGCGGCGTCTCCTACGGCTACGGCAGGCTGCCGTCGTTCGTCGGGCTCAACGGCGGCGGCTCGACCGGCAACGTGAGCGGACTGTCGTGCGGCAGCGGACCGTGCGCGTACTTCGTCGGCGAAAACGGTGCGTACGGCGAGAACAATACCGTGAAGCCCGTCTTTACCGGCTACTCGATCACCGACCAGTGGCGTCCCAGCGATAAACTCAATCTCAACGCCGGCGTGCGCGTAGACAACTACAGCTTCGTGGGACCGAACACCGACACCGGAGCGGCCCGCGATTTCTGGTTCAAAGCCTTCAACGAAGACACGTGCTACGACACGCAGACGCTCACGTTGGTCGACCGGTCGGCAATCCTACCGAAGACTGGCTGGAGCACCAACTCGCAAACGCCTTGCAGCTCCTTCGGTAAGCAATACGTCAACGCTAATCTGCAGAACACGCCCGCCTCGTTCGACTATAACATCGTGCAGCCGCGGATCGGCGCGACCTACACCCTCAACGCCGATACGGTGCTTCGTGCCAGCTACGGCAAGTACAACGAGCAGCCGAGCTCGGCGTACGTGCAGTACAACTCGCTCGAACAGAACTTGCCCGATACGCTGACCGAGTTCTACGCTCTTGGGTTCAGATCGCCCGGTCACGACGTCGCACCGTCGATCTCGTTCAATAGCGACCTTTCGCTCGAGCACCACATCCACGGTACGGACATGTCGTTCAAGCTCTCGCCGTTCTTGCGTCAGACGCAGGCCGAAGTCTCGAACTTCTACCTCAATTACACGACGGGTTTGGTCTCCGGCCTCAACGCCGGCTCTCAAACCTCCCGCGGCTTCGAGTTCCAGTTCGACAAAGGCGACTTCAGCCGAAATGGGTTCGCCGGCCAGGTTTCGTTCGCATACACCTATGCGACGTTTAAGTACAGCCCGCTGCCCAATGGCACGACCTTGATGACGCCAATCAACACCGGCATCGCGCAGTACAATGCCTACACCAAAGGATGCGCCAAGGGCGGCGGCTCGTTCGGTAAGACGCAGTTCGGCTCGCCCGTCTGCGGCTACACGACCAACAACTTGCCGGCGGCCCCATGCTACACGCCGAGCGGCGCGCCCGATCCGTCGTGCACCAAAGGCGACGTAGCGAACCCGTACTGGAACTCGCCGGCGTTCACGCTCTACGATCCGAACGCCGCATACATCCCCTATTCGATCTTCCCCGGTCCCGTCGGGTCGGGCGTAAACGCGTACAACTATCCCTACGTTACGACCTTGATTCTGAACTGGAAGCACGACAAACTGTCGATTACGCCGTCATTCCAGTTCACGGCCGGCAACCGTTACGGTGCGCCGCTTACGATGCCGGGCATCGATCCCGCCGCGGGTTGCGGCGTGCTGCCCGGTTCGCCCAACGGCGATCCGCGCTATCCGTTTGGCGCCAAAGGCGGCTCGCCGTACGATTCACACTCGTGCGCGTCGGACGCGCTCGCGATTCCGGATCCGTACACCGGTCAGTTCGATGCACTGGGTTCCTTCCGGGAACCGGCGCAGCTCCTTGGCCACCTGCGTATCAACTACGACGTATCGCCGAGAATCAGCTTGACGGTCACGCTGGCCAACCTCATCCAAACGTGCTTCGGCGGTCAGACCACGGGGTTCACGTACTATAAGGGAAGCAACGTGTGCCTCTACACCGATCTCAACGGCGGTCCGAGTTCCCCGCCGGTGGGTAACGCGTACAATCCGCGCGACAACGTGCAGACGTTTCTGCGTTATCCGTACGAGCCGTATTTCGGCGTCTACAACGACCAATCGAGCTCGCTTACCCAGCCCTTTAACGCCTTCTTCAACGTGAAAGTGAAAATCTAA
- a CDS encoding aromatic ring-hydroxylating dioxygenase subunit alpha: MDTFARPSVGSGAMTLDASCYTSADVFTRERERIFSRSWICVGREEQVRQPGEFFVADVNGDSLIVTRDASGTLHAFYNVCRHRGTRICEQHSGRFQGSIQCPYHAWTYGLDGALKAARNMAEVVGFDRAQYPLHEAAIATWEGFIFVTLAEKPEPFAELFAPLVGRFAKWHIGELQTAATIHYDLACNWKLVFLNYSECYHCPLVHPQLDKLSPSDSGRNDLTDGPFLGGYSELRTDGTSLTTSGHTSRPPIGEVSGDELNRIFYYTIFPSMLLSLHPDYVMVHYAKPVAPDRTLVECAWLFDPNEMAKPGFDPSDAADFWDLTNRQDWHVNELTQLGMRSRAYTPGPYSNAEGLLSAFDRHYVGVMS, from the coding sequence ATGGACACTTTTGCACGGCCCTCCGTCGGCTCGGGCGCAATGACGCTCGACGCCTCTTGCTATACCTCGGCCGACGTTTTCACGCGCGAACGCGAGCGCATTTTCTCGCGAAGCTGGATTTGCGTCGGACGCGAGGAGCAGGTACGTCAGCCCGGCGAGTTTTTCGTCGCGGACGTCAACGGCGACAGCCTGATCGTCACGCGGGACGCAAGCGGCACGCTGCACGCCTTCTATAATGTATGCCGCCATCGCGGCACGCGCATCTGCGAGCAGCACTCCGGCCGCTTTCAAGGCTCGATCCAATGTCCGTATCACGCCTGGACCTACGGCTTGGACGGCGCGCTCAAAGCGGCGCGCAACATGGCAGAGGTCGTGGGCTTCGACCGCGCGCAGTATCCGCTGCACGAAGCTGCGATCGCGACCTGGGAAGGCTTTATCTTCGTTACGCTTGCCGAGAAACCGGAGCCGTTCGCGGAGCTTTTCGCGCCGCTAGTCGGACGGTTTGCGAAGTGGCATATCGGCGAGCTGCAGACGGCTGCGACAATTCACTACGATCTGGCCTGCAACTGGAAGCTCGTCTTCCTCAATTACTCGGAGTGCTACCACTGCCCGTTGGTGCACCCGCAGCTCGATAAGCTTTCGCCGTCGGACAGCGGGCGCAACGATCTAACGGACGGTCCGTTCCTGGGCGGTTACTCCGAGCTGCGCACCGACGGTACCAGCTTGACGACTAGCGGCCACACGTCCCGCCCGCCGATCGGCGAGGTCTCGGGCGACGAGCTCAACCGCATCTTCTACTACACGATCTTCCCGTCGATGCTCCTCAGCCTGCACCCCGACTACGTGATGGTGCACTACGCGAAGCCCGTGGCGCCCGACCGCACGTTAGTCGAATGCGCGTGGCTCTTCGATCCAAACGAAATGGCCAAGCCTGGATTCGATCCGAGCGATGCGGCAGATTTTTGGGATCTGACCAATCGTCAGGATTGGCACGTCAACGAACTCACGCAGCTTGGCATGCGCTCGCGCGCGTACACGCCGGGACCGTACTCTAATGCCGAAGGCCTGCTGAGCGCGTTCGATCGCCACTACGTTGGTGTGATGAGTTGA
- a CDS encoding aromatic ring-hydroxylating dioxygenase subunit alpha gives MAERPLDVSLPRAAYWDDAFFERERRAIFWDQWFYAGRADRLSEPGAFEVLDLAGESIIVIRDRDGRLYGHINLCRHRGSRLLCGEGVQRGAIRCPYHGWSYALDGTLVATPFVEDGDVPIEARKLHPVAVDTWGGFLFINCHPEPFDSASLRSGQAKSKSGHLLDQLGAVPERLARYPLADLVTVKSIVYEVDANWKVLLENYNECYHCAGVHPELCRVVPAFKRQGGAELDWERGIAHREGAWTFTFSGTTAREPFPGLDDDERVRHKGELIYPNFMLSLSAEHVAAFSLWPKSPSKTVVQCDFLFHPTEIAKPGFDPSDAIDFWDLVNRQDWWICACVQSGMSSQRFEYGYYAPMEDYSLDIRRYVRERLGDG, from the coding sequence TTGGCCGAACGACCTCTGGACGTCTCCCTGCCCCGCGCCGCTTACTGGGACGACGCTTTCTTCGAGCGCGAGCGGCGGGCAATCTTCTGGGATCAGTGGTTCTACGCGGGGCGTGCCGATCGGCTCTCCGAGCCCGGAGCTTTCGAGGTGCTCGACCTTGCCGGCGAGAGCATCATCGTCATCCGCGACCGCGACGGCCGGCTCTACGGTCACATCAATCTTTGCCGCCACCGCGGCAGCCGTCTGCTGTGCGGCGAGGGGGTGCAGCGCGGCGCAATCCGCTGCCCGTACCATGGCTGGTCTTACGCCCTCGACGGAACGCTCGTCGCGACACCGTTCGTCGAAGACGGCGACGTCCCAATCGAAGCGCGCAAGCTGCATCCCGTTGCGGTCGACACGTGGGGCGGATTCCTGTTTATCAATTGTCATCCTGAGCCCTTCGACTCCGCTTCGCTACGCTCAGGACAGGCGAAGTCGAAGAGCGGGCATCTCTTAGATCAGCTCGGCGCAGTCCCCGAACGTCTCGCGCGCTATCCGCTCGCCGATCTCGTCACCGTCAAATCGATCGTTTACGAGGTCGATGCGAACTGGAAGGTTCTGCTCGAGAACTATAACGAGTGTTACCACTGCGCGGGCGTCCATCCCGAGCTGTGCCGCGTCGTGCCCGCGTTCAAACGTCAGGGCGGCGCCGAGCTCGACTGGGAGCGGGGCATTGCGCATCGCGAAGGCGCTTGGACGTTTACGTTCAGCGGAACGACCGCGCGCGAGCCGTTCCCCGGTCTCGACGACGACGAGCGCGTGCGCCACAAGGGCGAGCTCATCTATCCCAACTTCATGCTGAGCCTCTCGGCCGAGCACGTCGCGGCGTTTTCGCTCTGGCCCAAGAGCCCGTCGAAAACCGTCGTGCAATGCGATTTTCTGTTTCATCCAACGGAGATCGCCAAGCCGGGTTTCGACCCCAGCGATGCGATCGATTTCTGGGATTTGGTCAACCGTCAAGATTGGTGGATCTGCGCTTGCGTGCAGTCGGGCATGAGCTCGCAGCGATTCGAATACGGTTACTACGCGCCGATGGAAGATTATAGTTTGGATATTCGCCGGTACGTTCGTGAGCGGCTCGGCGATGGCTGA
- the solA gene encoding N-methyl-L-tryptophan oxidase, producing the protein MAEYDVIVLGLGGIGSGAAYWLAKRGVRVLGIEQFELGHARGESHDHSRIIRLSYVTAPYVRLAKEAYAAWESVERDAGEQLVFKTGGLDIGPENGAIPLQGYADAMGACGVPFEWLDAAEIRKRWPAFTIGEDVRGLFQPESGIVAAERATAAHQRAARAYGATLLDRTPVTAIRTRGGEIEVEAGGERYRSGALAIAAGPWSARALAQFDVRPPLEVTKEQAMYFRARNVERFAFGRFPVWIWMDDPSFYGFPVFGENGAVKVTQDAGGEPVDADRRTFEEDPEITRRVTGFLERNLPDANGPLHLVKTCLYTLTPDRDFVIDTLPEHPNVCVAIGAGHAFKFASVIGRILSDLAIDGITSSGIADFTIDRPILQMDAPPKSYMV; encoded by the coding sequence ATGGCTGAGTACGACGTCATCGTTTTGGGTCTGGGCGGCATCGGCAGCGGTGCGGCGTATTGGTTGGCTAAGCGCGGCGTACGCGTGCTGGGCATCGAGCAGTTCGAGCTCGGGCACGCGCGCGGCGAATCGCACGATCACTCGCGTATCATCCGTCTGTCGTACGTTACCGCACCGTACGTGCGTCTTGCAAAAGAAGCCTATGCGGCATGGGAATCGGTCGAACGCGACGCCGGCGAGCAGCTCGTCTTCAAAACCGGCGGCTTGGATATCGGTCCGGAGAACGGCGCAATTCCGCTGCAGGGCTATGCCGACGCGATGGGTGCGTGCGGCGTCCCCTTCGAATGGCTCGATGCGGCGGAGATTCGCAAGCGCTGGCCGGCGTTCACGATCGGCGAAGACGTTCGCGGTCTCTTTCAGCCCGAGAGCGGAATCGTCGCGGCCGAGCGCGCGACGGCCGCTCATCAGCGTGCGGCGCGCGCGTACGGCGCGACCTTGCTCGACCGTACGCCCGTTACCGCCATACGCACCCGCGGCGGCGAAATCGAGGTCGAAGCCGGCGGTGAACGGTATCGTTCCGGCGCGCTGGCAATCGCGGCAGGTCCGTGGAGCGCGCGTGCGCTCGCGCAGTTCGACGTGCGCCCCCCGCTCGAGGTCACCAAAGAGCAAGCGATGTACTTTCGCGCGCGCAACGTGGAGCGATTTGCGTTCGGGCGCTTTCCGGTGTGGATTTGGATGGACGATCCGTCGTTCTACGGCTTTCCCGTATTCGGCGAAAACGGAGCGGTGAAGGTCACGCAAGACGCCGGCGGCGAGCCGGTCGATGCCGATAGGCGCACGTTCGAGGAAGATCCCGAGATCACGCGCCGCGTGACTGGATTCTTAGAACGGAATCTCCCGGATGCGAACGGTCCGCTGCATCTGGTTAAGACGTGCCTCTACACGTTGACGCCCGATCGCGACTTCGTCATCGATACGCTGCCCGAGCACCCCAACGTCTGCGTCGCCATCGGTGCGGGGCACGCGTTTAAGTTCGCGTCGGTCATCGGCCGCATCTTGAGCGATCTGGCAATCGACGGAATCACCAGCAGCGGCATCGCCGATTTCACCATCGATCGACCCATCCTCCAAATGGACGCCCCACCCAAATCGTATATGGTCTAG
- a CDS encoding DUF6504 family protein, giving the protein MRRFVSAPLTPIGDGFITAADASAPPVPSTFGWKEGELHIASVLRSWRSTKDDRGDTYLKRHWFELQTAEGSRIEAYYDREARKGSSHWWLYTIDES; this is encoded by the coding sequence GTGCGTCGCTTTGTCAGCGCACCGCTAACGCCGATCGGTGATGGGTTCATCACCGCGGCCGACGCAAGCGCGCCGCCGGTTCCAAGCACGTTCGGCTGGAAAGAAGGCGAGCTCCACATCGCGTCGGTGCTGCGCTCGTGGCGTTCGACGAAGGACGATCGCGGCGATACGTATCTCAAACGTCATTGGTTCGAACTGCAAACCGCCGAAGGTTCGCGAATCGAAGCCTATTATGACCGCGAAGCGCGCAAAGGCTCCTCGCACTGGTGGCTTTACACCATCGACGAAAGCTGA
- a CDS encoding GNAT family protein: protein MGVMERSDIVLTGKHVRLEPLDYRHAEGLAQAGAGADPDLYRWSFVPVGADAVRTYIETALRWRDEGNAFPFATVRLSDGKTIGSTRFFDFERWPWPAGYENAGRPFDACEIGFTWLGPDAIRTAANTEAKLLMLTYAFETWNLWRIVFHTDERNERSRNALARIGAKFEGISRAYRIATDVTPRNSARFSILASEWPEIKRQLSSMV, encoded by the coding sequence ATGGGAGTTATGGAGCGAAGCGATATCGTTCTTACGGGAAAACACGTGCGGCTGGAGCCGCTGGATTACCGGCACGCCGAGGGCCTGGCGCAGGCCGGCGCCGGCGCCGATCCGGATCTCTACCGGTGGAGCTTCGTTCCCGTCGGAGCGGACGCGGTGCGCACGTACATCGAGACGGCCCTTCGATGGCGCGACGAAGGCAACGCGTTTCCGTTTGCAACCGTGCGATTGAGCGACGGGAAAACGATCGGCAGCACGCGCTTCTTCGACTTCGAGCGCTGGCCGTGGCCGGCAGGCTACGAGAACGCGGGACGGCCGTTCGACGCGTGCGAGATCGGATTTACGTGGCTCGGTCCCGACGCGATCCGAACCGCAGCCAACACCGAAGCGAAGCTGCTCATGCTGACCTACGCATTCGAAACGTGGAACCTGTGGCGCATCGTCTTTCATACCGACGAACGCAACGAGCGTTCGCGTAACGCTCTAGCACGCATCGGCGCGAAGTTCGAGGGCATCTCGCGCGCCTATCGTATTGCAACCGACGTGACGCCGCGCAACTCGGCCCGCTTCTCGATCCTCGCAAGCGAGTGGCCGGAGATAAAGCGTCAGCTTTCGTCGATGGTGTAA
- a CDS encoding CHAD domain-containing protein, translating to MKPRRVPLDDARRARDVIDAIVRTRRAETEALSAAFASNQMHELHDFRIACKRLRYAMERFSKRVPEFEAPAASLAAIQDALGEAHDRDVLLAILPPTMPETERALQEQREELVRRAADIWASLPP from the coding sequence GTGAAGCCGCGACGCGTTCCTCTCGACGACGCGCGCCGCGCGCGCGACGTTATCGACGCCATCGTGCGAACGCGTCGGGCGGAGACCGAGGCGCTTTCGGCCGCCTTTGCTTCGAATCAAATGCACGAGCTGCACGACTTTCGCATCGCATGTAAACGGTTACGCTACGCGATGGAGCGATTTAGCAAACGCGTTCCGGAGTTCGAAGCGCCGGCTGCGAGCCTAGCGGCGATTCAAGACGCGCTTGGCGAGGCCCACGACCGCGACGTGCTGCTCGCCATTCTTCCACCGACGATGCCGGAGACGGAGCGTGCGCTGCAGGAGCAGCGCGAGGAACTCGTGCGGCGTGCCGCCGACATTTGGGCGTCCCTCCCGCCGTAA
- a CDS encoding CHAD domain-containing protein: protein MKWVGKTIDGERRRLERARRRFIDEPDEERLHELRTRARRLRSFLEAVAELEPRPKLLRRLKRAAALTDAARDAAILLALLDNAVDETERLTAEPLLEQLRERERTATSEARRLLRRIEFA from the coding sequence ATGAAGTGGGTCGGCAAGACCATCGACGGCGAGCGGCGCCGTTTGGAGCGCGCGCGGCGGCGGTTTATCGACGAGCCCGATGAAGAACGCCTCCACGAGCTGCGTACCCGAGCACGCCGGCTGCGCTCGTTCCTGGAAGCCGTGGCGGAACTGGAACCCCGCCCAAAACTGCTGCGCCGGCTCAAGCGCGCGGCCGCGTTGACCGACGCGGCGCGCGACGCCGCGATTCTACTGGCACTGCTCGACAACGCCGTCGATGAAACCGAACGCCTAACGGCCGAACCCCTTCTCGAGCAACTGCGCGAGCGCGAACGCACCGCGACGAGCGAAGCGCGCAGGCTGCTGCGCAGGATCGAATTCGCGTGA
- a CDS encoding GerMN domain-containing protein produces MRGSRLPLLVLVLAIVAAGTWYYLSHRPPAAGGSLTVYYTKLDGTTLATQSVSLRPQQPGESAAEHRHNTALYAAVEAVAGPPSEVQAIRFPPGTRVLGATVNGSTATVDLSKEVEQQPGGAFAENGEFKALVYTLTGLSGVDAVQVKVEGQKLATLPGGHVELDTPLHRSDF; encoded by the coding sequence GTGAGGGGATCGCGCTTACCTCTGCTCGTCCTGGTGCTGGCGATCGTCGCCGCCGGCACGTGGTACTACCTCTCTCACCGACCCCCGGCCGCCGGGGGAAGCCTGACGGTCTACTACACGAAACTCGATGGAACGACGCTCGCTACGCAGAGCGTCTCTTTACGTCCGCAGCAGCCGGGTGAGAGCGCGGCGGAACACCGGCACAACACCGCACTATACGCTGCCGTCGAAGCGGTTGCCGGCCCACCGAGCGAGGTGCAAGCGATACGCTTTCCGCCGGGAACTCGCGTCCTGGGCGCGACCGTTAACGGATCGACGGCAACGGTCGATCTTTCTAAGGAAGTAGAGCAGCAGCCGGGTGGGGCGTTTGCTGAGAACGGCGAGTTCAAGGCACTCGTTTACACCCTGACCGGACTGTCCGGCGTCGACGCCGTGCAAGTCAAAGTCGAAGGGCAGAAGCTAGCAACGCTTCCGGGGGGCCACGTTGAGCTTGATACGCCACTGCATCGTTCCGACTTTTAG